In one Mastacembelus armatus chromosome 19, fMasArm1.2, whole genome shotgun sequence genomic region, the following are encoded:
- the atp2a1l gene encoding ATPase sarcoplasmic/endoplasmic reticulum Ca2+ transporting 1, like isoform X2 — protein MENAHTKTPAECLAHFGVNENIGLTPDQFKKNLEKYGYNELPAEEGKSIWELVIEQFEDLLVRILLLAACISFVLAWFEEGEETVTAFVEPFVILLILIANAVVGVWQERNAESAIEALKEYEPEMGKVYRADRKSVQRIKAREIVPGDIVEVSVGDKVPADIRIVSIKSTTLRVDQSILTGESVSVIKHTESVPDPRAVNQDKKNMLFSGTNIAAGKAIGVAVATGVSTEIGKIRDQMAATEQEKTPLQAKLDEFGEQLSKVISLICVAVWAINIGHFNDPVHGGSWIRGAVYYFKIAVALAVAAIPEGLPAVITTCLALGTRRMAKKNAIVRSLPSVETLGCTSVICSDKTGTLTTNQMCVTKMFVVKDVDGDHVELDAFDISGSKYTPEGEVTQGGAKTNCSAYDGLVELATICALCNDSSLDFNESKKIYEKVGEATETALCCLVEKMNVFNSNVKNLSRIERANACCSVIKQLMKKKFTLEFSRDRKSMSVYCTPAKGDGGAKMFVKGAPEGVIDRCSYVRVGTTRVPLTNAIKDKIMAVIRDWGTGRDTLRCLALATRDSPMKPEEMNLEDSTKFVDYETDLTFVGCVGMLDPPRKEVTGSIELCRAAGIRVIMITGDNKGTAIAICRRIGIFGEDEDVSGRAYTGREFDDLPIHEQSDAVRRACCFARVEPSHKSKIVEYLQSYDDITAMTGDGVNDAPALKKAEIGIAMGSGTAVAKSASEMVLADDNFSSIVAAVEEGRAIYNNMKQFIRYLISSNVGEVVCIFLTAALGLPEALIPVQLLWVNLVTDGLPATALGFNPPDLDIMGKPPRSPKEPLISGWLFFRYMAIGGYVGAATVGGAAWWFLYDSTGPGVTYHQLSHFMQCHDENEDFTGVECEIFEASPPMTMALSVLVTIEMCNALNSLSENQSLLRMPPWSNFWLLSAMTLSMSLHFMIIYVDPLPMIFKLTHLSFEQWMMVLKLSFPVIAIDEVLKFVARNYVESK, from the exons ATGGAGAACGCACACACAAAGACGCCGGCAGAATGCCTGGCTCACTTCGGGGTGAATGAGAACATTGGTCTCACTCCAGACCAGTTCAAGAAGAACCTGGAGAAGTATGGCTACAATG AGCTGCCCGCTGAGGAGG GTAAGAGCATCTGGGAGCTGGTCATTGAGCAGTTTGAGGACTTGCTTGTCAGGATCCTGCTGCTGGCTGCCTGCATCTCCTTT GTGCTGGCCTGGTTTGAGGAAGGTGAGGAGACCGTCACTGCCTTTGTGGAACCCTTCGTCATCCTTCTTATCCTCATCGCTAACGCTGTTGTTGGAGTGTGGCAG GAGCGTAATGCTGAAAGTGCCATCGAGGCTCTCAAGGAGTATGAGCCTGAGATGGGCAAGGTTTACCGTGCTGACAGAAAGAGTGTGCAGAGGATCAAGGCCAGAGAAATTGTCCCTGGAGATATTGTGGAGGTGTCTG TTGGTGACAAAGTGCCCGCTGACATCAGGATTGTTTCCATCAAGTCCACCACCCTGCGTGTTGATCAGTCCATCCTTACTG gtGAGTCTGTCAGTGTGATCAAGCACACTGAGTCCGTTCCTGACCCCAGAGCTGTCAACCAGGACAAGAAGAACATGCTTTTCTCT GGCACCAACATTGCTGCTGGTAAGGCCATTGGTGTGGCTGTGGCCACCGGTGTCTCCACTGAGATTGGCAAGATCCGTGACCAAATGGCTGCCACTGAGCAGGAGAAGACTCCTCTGCAGGCCAAGCTGGACGAATTTGGCGAGCAGCTGTCCAAGGTTATCTCCCTGATCTGCGTTGCTGTCTGGGCCATCAACATTGGCCACTTCAATGACCCCGTCCACGGAGGTTCATGGATCCGCGGTGCTGTCTACTATTTCAAGATCGCTGTCGCTCTAGCTGTGGCTGCCATCCCTGAGG GTCTGCCCGCCGTCATCACCACCTGCCTGGCCCTGGGTACTCGCCGTATGGCTAAGAAGAACGCCATTGTCAGAAGTCTGCCCTCTGTGGAGACCCTGGGCTGCACCTCTGTCATCTGCTCTGACAAGACTGGCACCCTCACTACCAACCAGATGTGTGTGACCAAG ATGTTCGTTGTCAAAGACGTTGACGGTGACCATGTTGAACTTGATGCCTTTGACATCTCTGGCTCCAAGTACACCCCCGAGGGCGAAGT TACCCAGGGAGGTGCCAAGACCAACTGCAGCGCATATGACGGCCTTGTTGAGCTGGCTACAATCTGTGCCCTGTGCAACGACTCCTCTCTTGACTTCAATGAG TCCAAGAAGATCTATGAGAAGGTTGGTGAGGCTACTGAGACTGCCCTGTGCTGCCTTGTTGAGAAGATGAACGTGTTCAACAGCAATGTGAAGAACCTGTCCAGAATTGAGAGAGCCAATGCCTGCTGTTCC GTGATCAAGCAGCTCATGAAGAAGAAATTCACTCTGGAGTTCTCCCGTGACAGGAAGTCCATGTCCGTGTACTGCACCCCTGCTAAAGGTGATGGTGGTGCCAAGATGTTTGTGAAG GGTGCCCCTGAGGGTGTCATTGACAGGTGCTCATATGTGCGTGTTGGCACCACCCGCGTCCCCCTGACCAATGCCATCAAGGATAAGATCATGGCTGTTATCAGAGACTGGGGTACCGGCCGTGACACCCTTCGTTGCCTGGCCCTGGCCACCCGTGACTCCCCAATGAAGCCGGAGGAGATGAACCTCGAGGACTCAACCAAGTTTGTTGATTATGAG ACTGACCTGACCTTTGTTGGCTGCGTGGGTATGCTGGATCCCCCTCGTAAGGAGGTCACTGGCTCCATTGAGCTGTGCAGAGCTGCTGGAATCCGTGTCATCATGATCACTG GTGACAACAAGGGAACTGCTATCGCCATCTGCCGTCGTATTGGCATCTTCGGTGAGGATGAGGATGTTTCTGGCAGGGCCTACACTGGACGCGAGTTTGACGATCTGCCCATCCATGAACAGTCTGATGCTGTGCGCAGGGCTTGCTGCTTCGCCCGTGTGGAGCCATCCCACAAGTCCAAGATTGTGGAGTACCTGCAGAGTTATGATGACATTACTGCTATG ACTGGTGATGGTGTGAACGATGCCCCTGCCCTGAAAAAGGCGGAGATTGGCATCGCCATGGGCTCTGGCACTGCCGTTGCCAAGTCTGCCTCTGAGATGGTCCTGGCTGACGACAACTTCTCTTCCATTGTGGCTGCTGTTGAGGAGGGCAGAGCTATCTACAACAACATGAAGCAGTTTATCCGCTACCTCATCTCCTCCAACGTCGGTGAGGTCGTCTG TATCTTCCTGACTGCTGCTCTGGGCCTGCCCGAGGCTCTGATCCCTGTCCAGCTGCTGTGGGTCAACCTGGTGACTGACGGTCTGCCCGCCACTGCACTGGGTTTCAACCCCCCCGATCTGGACATCATGGGCAAGCCCCCACGTTCCCCCAAGGAGCCCCTGATCTCTGGCTGGCTGTTCTTCAGATACATGGCCATTGGTG GATACGTCGGTGCTGCCACTGTTGGTGGTGCTGCCTGGTGGTTCCTCTATGATTCCACTGGCCCCGGTGTCACCTACCACCAACTG TCCCACTTCATGCAGTGCCATGATGAGAATGAGGACTTCACCGGTGTTGAATGTGAGATCTTTGAGGCTTCTCCTCCTATGACCATGGCCCTGTCTGTGCTGGTCACCATTGAGATGTGCAATGCTCTCAATAG ctTGTCTGAGAACCAGTCTCTGTTGCGCATGCCCCCATGGAGCAACTTCTGGCTGCTTTCTGCTATGACCCTCTCCATGTCCCTGCACTTCATGATCATCTATGTTGATCCCCTGCCT ATGATCTTCAAGTTGACCCATTTGAGTTTTGAGCAGTGGATGATGGTCCTGAAACTTTCCTTCCCTGTCATTGCCATTGATGAGGTGCTGAAGTTCGTGGCCCGTAACTACGTTGAGAGTAAGTAG
- the atp2a1l gene encoding ATPase sarcoplasmic/endoplasmic reticulum Ca2+ transporting 1, like isoform X3, producing the protein MENAHTKTPAECLAHFGVNENIGLTPDQFKKNLEKYGYNELPAEEGKSIWELVIEQFEDLLVRILLLAACISFVLAWFEEGEETVTAFVEPFVILLILIANAVVGVWQERNAESAIEALKEYEPEMGKVYRADRKSVQRIKAREIVPGDIVEVSVGDKVPADIRIVSIKSTTLRVDQSILTGESVSVIKHTESVPDPRAVNQDKKNMLFSGTNIAAGKAIGVAVATGVSTEIGKIRDQMAATEQEKTPLQAKLDEFGEQLSKVISLICVAVWAINIGHFNDPVHGGSWIRGAVYYFKIAVALAVAAIPEGLPAVITTCLALGTRRMAKKNAIVRSLPSVETLGCTSVICSDKTGTLTTNQMCVTKMFVVKDVDGDHVELDAFDISGSKYTPEGEVTQGGAKTNCSAYDGLVELATICALCNDSSLDFNESKKIYEKVGEATETALCCLVEKMNVFNSNVKNLSRIERANACCSVIKQLMKKKFTLEFSRDRKSMSVYCTPAKGDGGAKMFVKGAPEGVIDRCSYVRVGTTRVPLTNAIKDKIMAVIRDWGTGRDTLRCLALATRDSPMKPEEMNLEDSTKFVDYETDLTFVGCVGMLDPPRKEVTGSIELCRAAGIRVIMITGDNKGTAIAICRRIGIFGEDEDVSGRAYTGREFDDLPIHEQSDAVRRACCFARVEPSHKSKIVEYLQSYDDITAMTGDGVNDAPALKKAEIGIAMGSGTAVAKSASEMVLADDNFSSIVAAVEEGRAIYNNMKQFIRYLISSNVGEVVCIFLTAALGLPEALIPVQLLWVNLVTDGLPATALGFNPPDLDIMGKPPRSPKEPLISGWLFFRYMAIGGYVGAATVGGAAWWFLYDSTGPGVTYHQLSHFMQCHDENEDFTGVECEIFEASPPMTMALSVLVTIEMCNALNSLSENQSLLRMPPWSNFWLLSAMTLSMSLHFMIIYVDPLPMIFKLTHLSFEQWMMVLKLSFPVIAIDEVLKFVARNYVET; encoded by the exons ATGGAGAACGCACACACAAAGACGCCGGCAGAATGCCTGGCTCACTTCGGGGTGAATGAGAACATTGGTCTCACTCCAGACCAGTTCAAGAAGAACCTGGAGAAGTATGGCTACAATG AGCTGCCCGCTGAGGAGG GTAAGAGCATCTGGGAGCTGGTCATTGAGCAGTTTGAGGACTTGCTTGTCAGGATCCTGCTGCTGGCTGCCTGCATCTCCTTT GTGCTGGCCTGGTTTGAGGAAGGTGAGGAGACCGTCACTGCCTTTGTGGAACCCTTCGTCATCCTTCTTATCCTCATCGCTAACGCTGTTGTTGGAGTGTGGCAG GAGCGTAATGCTGAAAGTGCCATCGAGGCTCTCAAGGAGTATGAGCCTGAGATGGGCAAGGTTTACCGTGCTGACAGAAAGAGTGTGCAGAGGATCAAGGCCAGAGAAATTGTCCCTGGAGATATTGTGGAGGTGTCTG TTGGTGACAAAGTGCCCGCTGACATCAGGATTGTTTCCATCAAGTCCACCACCCTGCGTGTTGATCAGTCCATCCTTACTG gtGAGTCTGTCAGTGTGATCAAGCACACTGAGTCCGTTCCTGACCCCAGAGCTGTCAACCAGGACAAGAAGAACATGCTTTTCTCT GGCACCAACATTGCTGCTGGTAAGGCCATTGGTGTGGCTGTGGCCACCGGTGTCTCCACTGAGATTGGCAAGATCCGTGACCAAATGGCTGCCACTGAGCAGGAGAAGACTCCTCTGCAGGCCAAGCTGGACGAATTTGGCGAGCAGCTGTCCAAGGTTATCTCCCTGATCTGCGTTGCTGTCTGGGCCATCAACATTGGCCACTTCAATGACCCCGTCCACGGAGGTTCATGGATCCGCGGTGCTGTCTACTATTTCAAGATCGCTGTCGCTCTAGCTGTGGCTGCCATCCCTGAGG GTCTGCCCGCCGTCATCACCACCTGCCTGGCCCTGGGTACTCGCCGTATGGCTAAGAAGAACGCCATTGTCAGAAGTCTGCCCTCTGTGGAGACCCTGGGCTGCACCTCTGTCATCTGCTCTGACAAGACTGGCACCCTCACTACCAACCAGATGTGTGTGACCAAG ATGTTCGTTGTCAAAGACGTTGACGGTGACCATGTTGAACTTGATGCCTTTGACATCTCTGGCTCCAAGTACACCCCCGAGGGCGAAGT TACCCAGGGAGGTGCCAAGACCAACTGCAGCGCATATGACGGCCTTGTTGAGCTGGCTACAATCTGTGCCCTGTGCAACGACTCCTCTCTTGACTTCAATGAG TCCAAGAAGATCTATGAGAAGGTTGGTGAGGCTACTGAGACTGCCCTGTGCTGCCTTGTTGAGAAGATGAACGTGTTCAACAGCAATGTGAAGAACCTGTCCAGAATTGAGAGAGCCAATGCCTGCTGTTCC GTGATCAAGCAGCTCATGAAGAAGAAATTCACTCTGGAGTTCTCCCGTGACAGGAAGTCCATGTCCGTGTACTGCACCCCTGCTAAAGGTGATGGTGGTGCCAAGATGTTTGTGAAG GGTGCCCCTGAGGGTGTCATTGACAGGTGCTCATATGTGCGTGTTGGCACCACCCGCGTCCCCCTGACCAATGCCATCAAGGATAAGATCATGGCTGTTATCAGAGACTGGGGTACCGGCCGTGACACCCTTCGTTGCCTGGCCCTGGCCACCCGTGACTCCCCAATGAAGCCGGAGGAGATGAACCTCGAGGACTCAACCAAGTTTGTTGATTATGAG ACTGACCTGACCTTTGTTGGCTGCGTGGGTATGCTGGATCCCCCTCGTAAGGAGGTCACTGGCTCCATTGAGCTGTGCAGAGCTGCTGGAATCCGTGTCATCATGATCACTG GTGACAACAAGGGAACTGCTATCGCCATCTGCCGTCGTATTGGCATCTTCGGTGAGGATGAGGATGTTTCTGGCAGGGCCTACACTGGACGCGAGTTTGACGATCTGCCCATCCATGAACAGTCTGATGCTGTGCGCAGGGCTTGCTGCTTCGCCCGTGTGGAGCCATCCCACAAGTCCAAGATTGTGGAGTACCTGCAGAGTTATGATGACATTACTGCTATG ACTGGTGATGGTGTGAACGATGCCCCTGCCCTGAAAAAGGCGGAGATTGGCATCGCCATGGGCTCTGGCACTGCCGTTGCCAAGTCTGCCTCTGAGATGGTCCTGGCTGACGACAACTTCTCTTCCATTGTGGCTGCTGTTGAGGAGGGCAGAGCTATCTACAACAACATGAAGCAGTTTATCCGCTACCTCATCTCCTCCAACGTCGGTGAGGTCGTCTG TATCTTCCTGACTGCTGCTCTGGGCCTGCCCGAGGCTCTGATCCCTGTCCAGCTGCTGTGGGTCAACCTGGTGACTGACGGTCTGCCCGCCACTGCACTGGGTTTCAACCCCCCCGATCTGGACATCATGGGCAAGCCCCCACGTTCCCCCAAGGAGCCCCTGATCTCTGGCTGGCTGTTCTTCAGATACATGGCCATTGGTG GATACGTCGGTGCTGCCACTGTTGGTGGTGCTGCCTGGTGGTTCCTCTATGATTCCACTGGCCCCGGTGTCACCTACCACCAACTG TCCCACTTCATGCAGTGCCATGATGAGAATGAGGACTTCACCGGTGTTGAATGTGAGATCTTTGAGGCTTCTCCTCCTATGACCATGGCCCTGTCTGTGCTGGTCACCATTGAGATGTGCAATGCTCTCAATAG ctTGTCTGAGAACCAGTCTCTGTTGCGCATGCCCCCATGGAGCAACTTCTGGCTGCTTTCTGCTATGACCCTCTCCATGTCCCTGCACTTCATGATCATCTATGTTGATCCCCTGCCT ATGATCTTCAAGTTGACCCATTTGAGTTTTGAGCAGTGGATGATGGTCCTGAAACTTTCCTTCCCTGTCATTGCCATTGATGAGGTGCTGAAGTTCGTGGCCCGTAACTACGTTGAGA CATAA
- the atp2a1l gene encoding ATPase sarcoplasmic/endoplasmic reticulum Ca2+ transporting 1, like isoform X1, which produces MENAHTKTPAECLAHFGVNENIGLTPDQFKKNLEKYGYNELPAEEGKSIWELVIEQFEDLLVRILLLAACISFVLAWFEEGEETVTAFVEPFVILLILIANAVVGVWQERNAESAIEALKEYEPEMGKVYRADRKSVQRIKAREIVPGDIVEVSVGDKVPADIRIVSIKSTTLRVDQSILTGESVSVIKHTESVPDPRAVNQDKKNMLFSGTNIAAGKAIGVAVATGVSTEIGKIRDQMAATEQEKTPLQAKLDEFGEQLSKVISLICVAVWAINIGHFNDPVHGGSWIRGAVYYFKIAVALAVAAIPEGLPAVITTCLALGTRRMAKKNAIVRSLPSVETLGCTSVICSDKTGTLTTNQMCVTKMFVVKDVDGDHVELDAFDISGSKYTPEGEVTQGGAKTNCSAYDGLVELATICALCNDSSLDFNESKKIYEKVGEATETALCCLVEKMNVFNSNVKNLSRIERANACCSVIKQLMKKKFTLEFSRDRKSMSVYCTPAKGDGGAKMFVKGAPEGVIDRCSYVRVGTTRVPLTNAIKDKIMAVIRDWGTGRDTLRCLALATRDSPMKPEEMNLEDSTKFVDYETDLTFVGCVGMLDPPRKEVTGSIELCRAAGIRVIMITGDNKGTAIAICRRIGIFGEDEDVSGRAYTGREFDDLPIHEQSDAVRRACCFARVEPSHKSKIVEYLQSYDDITAMTGDGVNDAPALKKAEIGIAMGSGTAVAKSASEMVLADDNFSSIVAAVEEGRAIYNNMKQFIRYLISSNVGEVVCIFLTAALGLPEALIPVQLLWVNLVTDGLPATALGFNPPDLDIMGKPPRSPKEPLISGWLFFRYMAIGGYVGAATVGGAAWWFLYDSTGPGVTYHQLSHFMQCHDENEDFTGVECEIFEASPPMTMALSVLVTIEMCNALNSLSENQSLLRMPPWSNFWLLSAMTLSMSLHFMIIYVDPLPMIFKLTHLSFEQWMMVLKLSFPVIAIDEVLKFVARNYVETGTEIK; this is translated from the exons ATGGAGAACGCACACACAAAGACGCCGGCAGAATGCCTGGCTCACTTCGGGGTGAATGAGAACATTGGTCTCACTCCAGACCAGTTCAAGAAGAACCTGGAGAAGTATGGCTACAATG AGCTGCCCGCTGAGGAGG GTAAGAGCATCTGGGAGCTGGTCATTGAGCAGTTTGAGGACTTGCTTGTCAGGATCCTGCTGCTGGCTGCCTGCATCTCCTTT GTGCTGGCCTGGTTTGAGGAAGGTGAGGAGACCGTCACTGCCTTTGTGGAACCCTTCGTCATCCTTCTTATCCTCATCGCTAACGCTGTTGTTGGAGTGTGGCAG GAGCGTAATGCTGAAAGTGCCATCGAGGCTCTCAAGGAGTATGAGCCTGAGATGGGCAAGGTTTACCGTGCTGACAGAAAGAGTGTGCAGAGGATCAAGGCCAGAGAAATTGTCCCTGGAGATATTGTGGAGGTGTCTG TTGGTGACAAAGTGCCCGCTGACATCAGGATTGTTTCCATCAAGTCCACCACCCTGCGTGTTGATCAGTCCATCCTTACTG gtGAGTCTGTCAGTGTGATCAAGCACACTGAGTCCGTTCCTGACCCCAGAGCTGTCAACCAGGACAAGAAGAACATGCTTTTCTCT GGCACCAACATTGCTGCTGGTAAGGCCATTGGTGTGGCTGTGGCCACCGGTGTCTCCACTGAGATTGGCAAGATCCGTGACCAAATGGCTGCCACTGAGCAGGAGAAGACTCCTCTGCAGGCCAAGCTGGACGAATTTGGCGAGCAGCTGTCCAAGGTTATCTCCCTGATCTGCGTTGCTGTCTGGGCCATCAACATTGGCCACTTCAATGACCCCGTCCACGGAGGTTCATGGATCCGCGGTGCTGTCTACTATTTCAAGATCGCTGTCGCTCTAGCTGTGGCTGCCATCCCTGAGG GTCTGCCCGCCGTCATCACCACCTGCCTGGCCCTGGGTACTCGCCGTATGGCTAAGAAGAACGCCATTGTCAGAAGTCTGCCCTCTGTGGAGACCCTGGGCTGCACCTCTGTCATCTGCTCTGACAAGACTGGCACCCTCACTACCAACCAGATGTGTGTGACCAAG ATGTTCGTTGTCAAAGACGTTGACGGTGACCATGTTGAACTTGATGCCTTTGACATCTCTGGCTCCAAGTACACCCCCGAGGGCGAAGT TACCCAGGGAGGTGCCAAGACCAACTGCAGCGCATATGACGGCCTTGTTGAGCTGGCTACAATCTGTGCCCTGTGCAACGACTCCTCTCTTGACTTCAATGAG TCCAAGAAGATCTATGAGAAGGTTGGTGAGGCTACTGAGACTGCCCTGTGCTGCCTTGTTGAGAAGATGAACGTGTTCAACAGCAATGTGAAGAACCTGTCCAGAATTGAGAGAGCCAATGCCTGCTGTTCC GTGATCAAGCAGCTCATGAAGAAGAAATTCACTCTGGAGTTCTCCCGTGACAGGAAGTCCATGTCCGTGTACTGCACCCCTGCTAAAGGTGATGGTGGTGCCAAGATGTTTGTGAAG GGTGCCCCTGAGGGTGTCATTGACAGGTGCTCATATGTGCGTGTTGGCACCACCCGCGTCCCCCTGACCAATGCCATCAAGGATAAGATCATGGCTGTTATCAGAGACTGGGGTACCGGCCGTGACACCCTTCGTTGCCTGGCCCTGGCCACCCGTGACTCCCCAATGAAGCCGGAGGAGATGAACCTCGAGGACTCAACCAAGTTTGTTGATTATGAG ACTGACCTGACCTTTGTTGGCTGCGTGGGTATGCTGGATCCCCCTCGTAAGGAGGTCACTGGCTCCATTGAGCTGTGCAGAGCTGCTGGAATCCGTGTCATCATGATCACTG GTGACAACAAGGGAACTGCTATCGCCATCTGCCGTCGTATTGGCATCTTCGGTGAGGATGAGGATGTTTCTGGCAGGGCCTACACTGGACGCGAGTTTGACGATCTGCCCATCCATGAACAGTCTGATGCTGTGCGCAGGGCTTGCTGCTTCGCCCGTGTGGAGCCATCCCACAAGTCCAAGATTGTGGAGTACCTGCAGAGTTATGATGACATTACTGCTATG ACTGGTGATGGTGTGAACGATGCCCCTGCCCTGAAAAAGGCGGAGATTGGCATCGCCATGGGCTCTGGCACTGCCGTTGCCAAGTCTGCCTCTGAGATGGTCCTGGCTGACGACAACTTCTCTTCCATTGTGGCTGCTGTTGAGGAGGGCAGAGCTATCTACAACAACATGAAGCAGTTTATCCGCTACCTCATCTCCTCCAACGTCGGTGAGGTCGTCTG TATCTTCCTGACTGCTGCTCTGGGCCTGCCCGAGGCTCTGATCCCTGTCCAGCTGCTGTGGGTCAACCTGGTGACTGACGGTCTGCCCGCCACTGCACTGGGTTTCAACCCCCCCGATCTGGACATCATGGGCAAGCCCCCACGTTCCCCCAAGGAGCCCCTGATCTCTGGCTGGCTGTTCTTCAGATACATGGCCATTGGTG GATACGTCGGTGCTGCCACTGTTGGTGGTGCTGCCTGGTGGTTCCTCTATGATTCCACTGGCCCCGGTGTCACCTACCACCAACTG TCCCACTTCATGCAGTGCCATGATGAGAATGAGGACTTCACCGGTGTTGAATGTGAGATCTTTGAGGCTTCTCCTCCTATGACCATGGCCCTGTCTGTGCTGGTCACCATTGAGATGTGCAATGCTCTCAATAG ctTGTCTGAGAACCAGTCTCTGTTGCGCATGCCCCCATGGAGCAACTTCTGGCTGCTTTCTGCTATGACCCTCTCCATGTCCCTGCACTTCATGATCATCTATGTTGATCCCCTGCCT ATGATCTTCAAGTTGACCCATTTGAGTTTTGAGCAGTGGATGATGGTCCTGAAACTTTCCTTCCCTGTCATTGCCATTGATGAGGTGCTGAAGTTCGTGGCCCGTAACTACGTTGAGA CAGGTACAGAAATTAAATAG